From the Chloroflexota bacterium genome, one window contains:
- a CDS encoding NADH-quinone oxidoreductase subunit N, which produces MVQGKYNQYVTRVVVLSMNNNFLLLIPEIMVVGIAFVVLTLDLFLPERRKWMLPFVAVAGLAAALVVSLAYLWGVNDTLYDGVVRIDGYALFFKVFFVALGGVVILASVDFVRRNLDHPGEYYGILLFTVAAMMLMAASGEFLTAYISLELLSFGLYALVAWDRYNAKSNEGATKYILLGAFSSALLLYGMSQIYGLLGTTRFDEIAMALSSPDALSPGLILGIALIIAGLGFKVAAVPFHMWAPDAYEGAPIPITAHLAVGSKAAAFALMLRLFGEAFLPIAAQWQTLLIALAVITMLLGNLIALAQRNLKRLLAYSSVGQVGYLLMGIAALASMDMGMGIGGTRIAGGATGASLELAHLASNGVMLHLVGYAVTNMAAFLCLASVYNITGREDIAGMAGVARRAPLVGMVFAASLFSLAGLPVFVGFTSKFYLFNAAAAQGLLWVAGIAIFASLISLYYYLMVVRQLYIEPVPSEENIATATIPAPRLTLGLLGALFAGMIALGIYPAPLMQAAHHASAALLR; this is translated from the coding sequence ATGGTTCAGGGGAAGTATAATCAGTATGTTACCAGAGTCGTGGTCTTGTCAATGAACAACAACTTCCTCCTTCTCATACCTGAAATTATGGTCGTGGGCATCGCGTTCGTGGTGCTGACGCTGGATTTGTTCCTGCCGGAGCGCCGCAAGTGGATGCTGCCGTTCGTCGCGGTCGCGGGGCTTGCCGCAGCCCTCGTCGTATCGCTGGCGTATCTGTGGGGCGTGAACGATACGCTGTACGACGGCGTCGTGCGCATAGACGGCTATGCGCTGTTCTTCAAGGTCTTTTTCGTCGCGCTCGGTGGTGTGGTCATCTTGGCGTCTGTCGATTTCGTGCGGCGCAACCTCGACCACCCGGGCGAATACTACGGCATCCTGCTGTTCACCGTCGCGGCGATGATGCTGATGGCGGCGTCCGGTGAGTTTCTGACGGCGTACATCTCGTTGGAGCTGCTGAGCTTCGGGCTGTACGCGCTGGTCGCGTGGGACAGGTACAACGCCAAGTCCAACGAAGGCGCTACGAAGTACATCCTGCTGGGCGCGTTCTCGTCGGCGCTGCTGCTGTACGGCATGAGCCAGATTTACGGGCTGCTCGGCACGACGCGCTTCGACGAGATTGCCATGGCGCTGTCATCGCCGGACGCGCTCAGCCCGGGCTTGATACTCGGCATCGCGCTGATAATAGCGGGCTTGGGGTTCAAGGTAGCCGCCGTACCGTTCCACATGTGGGCACCGGATGCCTACGAAGGCGCGCCGATACCCATCACGGCGCACTTGGCGGTCGGCTCGAAGGCGGCGGCGTTCGCGCTGATGTTGCGGCTGTTCGGCGAGGCGTTCTTGCCCATAGCCGCGCAGTGGCAGACGCTGCTAATCGCGCTCGCCGTGATAACGATGCTGTTGGGCAATCTCATCGCGTTGGCGCAGCGCAACCTGAAGAGGCTGCTGGCTTACTCCAGTGTTGGGCAGGTGGGCTACCTGCTGATGGGCATCGCCGCGCTCGCGTCAATGGACATGGGCATGGGCATTGGGGGAACAAGGATTGCAGGCGGAGCAACCGGCGCGTCGCTGGAACTGGCGCATCTCGCGTCCAACGGCGTGATGCTGCATCTCGTCGGATACGCTGTTACAAACATGGCTGCGTTCCTGTGTCTCGCCTCGGTGTACAACATCACGGGACGTGAGGACATCGCAGGGATGGCGGGCGTAGCGCGGCGCGCGCCGTTGGTCGGAATGGTCTTCGCCGCGTCGCTATTCTCGCTCGCCGGTCTGCCCGTATTCGTGGGCTTTACCAGCAAGTTCTACCTATTCAACGCCGCAGCCGCGCAGGGGTTGCTGTGGGTCGCAGGCATAGCGATATTCGCAAGCCTGATTTCGCTGTACTACTACCTAATGGTCGTCCGCCAGTTATACATCGAGCCGGTGCCGTCCGAAGAAAACATCGCCACCGCCACAATACCCGCCCCGCGCCTAACGCTAGGCTTGCTGGGCGCGCTCTTCGCCGGAATGATAGCGCTGGGCATCTACCCCGCCCCCCTAATGCAAGCGGCCCATCACGCCAGCGCCGCGCTGCTGAGGTAG
- a CDS encoding NADH-quinone oxidoreductase subunit M — MQFFDQHILLALITLPMIGAAAMMAIPGARGGAIRGSATAFGAVGILLSLYVFARFYFDGDGARFANSWRWLSLPGPWTHGDIGISLTLGVDGVGAPMLLLTGIVMFTGVLVSWSIKAWSKDFFILYFLLLAGVFGVFASYDLFFFFFFYELSVLPMYLLIGVWGSSSRFPKFARTKEYSAMKLTLYLVAGSVLIWVALMAIFAEAGLGTFDIRRLANADYSPTFQKVFFPFLAIGFGILAGLWPFHTWSPDGHVAAPTAVSMAHAGVLMKLGAFGIIRVGMVILPEGAEFWMPALLGLGAVNVIYGAISAMGQTDLKYVIGYSSVSHMGYVVMGIATLHPLGVSGAVLQMFSHGIMTALFFAVVGVVYDRLHTRDMLVLDGLAKRMPATAVFFTIAGLTSLGLPGLSGFVAELLVFLGLFQTYPWLGALGIIGAAITAVYILRLLAKVFFGPLGDLPPEYEEQEQAATSPQEAFRATQADNNGVEAQPTPAATNIAAPTGATQPAKPLDATRIEIIAASILTMFILLVGLLPFPFMRVINSGVAEVLARF, encoded by the coding sequence ATGCAATTTTTCGACCAGCACATCCTTCTCGCGCTCATCACGCTGCCGATGATTGGCGCGGCGGCGATGATGGCGATTCCGGGCGCGCGCGGTGGCGCGATACGCGGCTCGGCGACGGCGTTCGGCGCGGTTGGCATTCTGCTGTCGCTGTATGTGTTCGCGCGGTTCTACTTCGACGGCGACGGCGCGCGATTCGCCAACTCGTGGCGCTGGCTCAGTCTGCCCGGTCCCTGGACGCACGGCGACATCGGCATATCGCTGACGCTCGGCGTGGACGGCGTCGGCGCGCCGATGCTGCTTCTCACCGGCATAGTGATGTTCACCGGAGTGCTCGTTTCGTGGTCTATCAAGGCGTGGAGCAAGGACTTCTTCATCCTGTACTTCCTGCTGCTCGCGGGCGTATTCGGCGTATTCGCATCCTACGATCTGTTCTTCTTCTTCTTCTTCTATGAACTATCCGTACTGCCGATGTACCTGCTCATAGGCGTATGGGGCAGCAGCAGCCGATTCCCAAAGTTCGCGCGCACGAAGGAGTACAGCGCGATGAAGTTGACGCTGTACCTCGTCGCGGGCAGCGTGCTGATATGGGTCGCGCTGATGGCGATATTCGCAGAGGCGGGACTAGGCACATTCGACATACGGCGACTTGCCAACGCAGACTATTCACCTACATTCCAGAAGGTATTCTTCCCATTCTTGGCAATCGGATTCGGCATACTTGCCGGTCTATGGCCCTTTCACACATGGTCGCCGGACGGACATGTCGCAGCGCCGACAGCCGTCAGCATGGCGCATGCGGGCGTGCTGATGAAGCTGGGCGCGTTCGGGATCATCCGCGTCGGGATGGTGATACTGCCGGAAGGCGCGGAGTTCTGGATGCCCGCGCTGCTAGGGCTGGGCGCGGTGAACGTAATATACGGCGCAATCTCGGCGATGGGGCAGACAGACCTGAAGTATGTCATCGGCTATTCGAGCGTGAGCCACATGGGATATGTGGTGATGGGCATCGCCACGCTGCACCCGCTCGGCGTGAGCGGCGCGGTCTTGCAGATGTTCTCGCACGGCATCATGACGGCGCTCTTTTTCGCGGTCGTGGGCGTGGTCTATGACCGCCTGCACACGCGAGATATGTTGGTGCTCGACGGTCTCGCAAAGCGCATGCCTGCGACGGCGGTCTTCTTCACGATAGCCGGCCTGACATCGCTGGGACTGCCCGGCTTAAGCGGCTTCGTCGCCGAACTGCTGGTATTCCTCGGCTTATTCCAGACCTACCCGTGGCTAGGCGCGCTAGGCATAATAGGCGCCGCCATAACCGCCGTGTACATTCTGCGCCTGTTAGCCAAAGTCTTCTTCGGACCCCTGGGCGACCTGCCTCCCGAATACGAAGAGCAGGAGCAAGCCGCCACTTCGCCGCAAGAAGCATTCCGTGCGACTCAAGCCGACAACAACGGCGTAGAAGCGCAGCCCACCCCCGCCGCTACGAATATCGCCGCACCTACGGGCGCAACGCAACCCGCCAAGCCGCTCGATGCCACGCGCATAGAAATCATAGCCGCGTCCATCCTGACAATGTTCATTCTGCTAGTAGGCTTGCTGCCATTCCCCTTCATGCGCGTCATCAACAGCGGCGTGGCGGAGGTGCTAGCGCGGTTCTAG
- a CDS encoding HEPN domain-containing protein, with amino-acid sequence MALATQTKADPKAVAVARAVYDAVALDSVILFGSRARGDYRPDSDIDLMLIHDAPLSRDDYYKAGDAAYDAIEETFGKRGVVGVDLLLMSKSKYNQCRGGINHVAAQAARDGVDMNGEKPEYEPDPESFDWGDINQRVINTDRELITLEGLIESNLPQEAIGFHAQQAIENILKAWISAVGLEYINTHDLEELLGIIKNVPDELVTPAGVELRWLTEYAVKYRYQSAALVMDDPQMLFRLIDDAVAAIYERIKALTGVDELPRYTPPEQQRGDGE; translated from the coding sequence ATGGCGCTCGCAACCCAAACTAAAGCAGACCCCAAGGCAGTAGCGGTAGCGCGCGCGGTCTATGACGCCGTTGCGCTGGACTCCGTCATCCTGTTCGGCTCTCGCGCTCGCGGCGACTACCGTCCCGACTCCGACATCGACCTGATGCTGATACACGACGCGCCCCTGTCCAGGGACGACTACTACAAGGCGGGCGATGCGGCGTATGACGCCATTGAAGAGACATTCGGAAAGCGCGGGGTTGTCGGTGTCGACCTCCTGCTTATGTCCAAGAGCAAGTACAATCAGTGTCGCGGCGGCATCAACCATGTGGCGGCGCAGGCAGCCAGAGACGGAGTTGACATGAACGGTGAAAAGCCGGAATACGAACCAGACCCCGAATCTTTCGACTGGGGCGATATAAACCAGCGCGTAATCAATACCGACAGGGAATTGATTACGCTGGAAGGCCTGATAGAGAGTAATTTACCCCAGGAAGCGATAGGCTTTCACGCGCAGCAGGCGATTGAGAATATCCTGAAAGCATGGATTTCCGCAGTGGGCTTGGAGTACATAAACACGCACGACTTGGAGGAACTGCTTGGCATCATCAAGAACGTGCCGGACGAACTGGTTACGCCGGCCGGTGTGGAGCTGAGATGGCTCACCGAATACGCAGTCAAGTACAGATACCAAAGCGCGGCGCTGGTAATGGACGATCCACAGATGCTTTTCCGCCTGATAGACGACGCTGTGGCTGCCATCTATGAGCGCATCAAAGCGCTGACCGGAGTCGATGAATTGCCGCGCTATACGCCGCCGGAGCAGCAGCGCGGGGACGGGGAGTAG
- a CDS encoding DNA-3-methyladenine glycosylase 2 has translation MNRFSYRISPTAPYDFSLTVGSMTYFQARHAADMYENGEYRRVLTLDGAPVLVSVRAVYREDGVDGGRDNGSGYNYHTDGNNSDSSPVDAGSTDTPELEVDVVGESLSAASADDALRVVRRMLSTDADISAFYAMSLDDPHLAPLVRNMHGLRPTCAPTAYEALVLAILGQQISTHVARMLRNLIIETYGERIVIDGETLRAFPRPQALADAGVDGLRTIKFSRRKAEYITGISERIAAGELSLEAMRDMPDDEIVGGLMALRGVGAWTAHWMLIRAFGRPDGFPHGDLALQRMMGVMVGDGSPMPADEALAYSERWSPWRSWVTAYMFGAGRTGRFAEIVAGE, from the coding sequence GTGAACCGATTCTCATATCGCATATCGCCCACCGCACCGTACGATTTCTCCCTGACTGTCGGCAGCATGACCTACTTCCAAGCGCGTCATGCCGCCGACATGTACGAAAACGGCGAATACCGCCGCGTTCTCACGCTCGACGGCGCGCCCGTGCTGGTGTCGGTGCGTGCTGTCTATCGTGAGGACGGCGTGGATGGTGGCAGAGACAACGGAAGTGGGTACAATTACCACACGGACGGCAATAACAGCGACAGTAGCCCCGTTGACGCCGGCAGCACGGACACACCTGAACTTGAGGTCGATGTAGTCGGCGAAAGTCTATCCGCTGCAAGCGCGGACGATGCTCTGCGGGTAGTTCGCCGTATGCTCTCCACGGACGCAGACATATCCGCGTTCTACGCGATGTCTCTGGACGACCCGCACCTCGCGCCGCTGGTCAGGAATATGCACGGTCTGCGTCCGACATGCGCTCCCACCGCATACGAAGCGCTCGTGCTGGCGATTTTGGGGCAGCAAATCAGCACGCATGTCGCGCGGATGCTGCGCAACCTGATTATCGAGACATACGGCGAGCGCATCGTCATAGACGGTGAGACGCTGCGGGCGTTTCCGCGTCCGCAAGCCCTCGCGGACGCCGGCGTGGACGGGCTGCGCACCATCAAGTTCAGCCGGCGCAAGGCGGAGTACATCACGGGCATATCGGAGCGCATTGCGGCAGGCGAGCTGTCGCTTGAGGCGATGCGCGATATGCCGGACGACGAGATTGTCGGCGGTCTGATGGCGCTGCGTGGTGTAGGCGCTTGGACGGCGCACTGGATGCTGATACGCGCGTTCGGCCGGCCGGACGGCTTCCCGCACGGCGACCTCGCGCTGCAGCGGATGATGGGCGTAATGGTGGGAGACGGCTCGCCGATGCCCGCGGACGAAGCTCTGGCATATTCGGAACGCTGGTCGCCGTGGCGAAGCTGGGTCACGGCGTACATGTTCGGCGCCGGTCGCACCGGCCGCTTTGCCGAGATTGTCGCCGGCGAGTAG
- a CDS encoding DUF4389 domain-containing protein, whose product MATDANEETQGYPLEIRGEYPEDPSRWLWLVKWFLAIPHFIILILLTVVAIIVWIIAIFAILFTARYPQGLFNFTVGVSRWWWRVSFYCGVLGTDRYPPFSLATDDDYPADLYVRYPERLSRLRVVFKWWLMALPHYIVLYLIGGLGLALSIFAGVVMLFTKRYPSDMFGVQMAFNRWNWRVQGYTSLWYDDYPPFEFDARSG is encoded by the coding sequence ATGGCTACCGATGCAAACGAAGAAACACAAGGTTATCCGTTGGAAATTCGCGGCGAATATCCGGAAGATCCTAGCCGCTGGCTGTGGCTTGTCAAGTGGTTTTTGGCGATACCGCACTTCATCATTCTGATACTCCTGACGGTCGTCGCGATTATCGTATGGATAATCGCTATATTCGCCATTCTGTTCACGGCGCGATACCCCCAGGGGCTGTTCAACTTCACGGTCGGCGTATCGCGATGGTGGTGGCGTGTGAGTTTCTATTGCGGCGTGCTGGGCACTGACCGTTATCCGCCGTTCAGCCTAGCGACGGACGATGATTACCCGGCCGACTTGTATGTGAGATACCCGGAACGGCTGTCTCGCTTGCGGGTCGTGTTCAAGTGGTGGCTTATGGCGTTGCCGCACTACATAGTGCTGTACCTCATAGGCGGCTTGGGGCTCGCGCTCTCAATCTTCGCAGGCGTGGTGATGCTATTCACCAAACGCTATCCCAGCGACATGTTCGGCGTGCAGATGGCGTTCAACCGCTGGAACTGGCGCGTTCAGGGCTATACTTCGCTTTGGTACGACGACTACCCGCCGTTTGAGTTCGATGCGCGCTCGGGCTAG
- a CDS encoding thiamine pyrophosphate-requiring protein, giving the protein MTGADLVARILKQEGVDFMGVIPFNSLEEAAAKAGIRPLIFRQERVGVNLADAYTRVTNGKGTGVFSMQAGPGAENAFAGVAQSYADSVPILLLPASAPRNRSGVHPTFSPSRTYESVVKWSGRIDLPEEIPNALRRAFSQLRMGRPSPVLLDIPSDILRGELSNGAAPYIPVRPRRSAGDPQDVRDAAKLLLGAQNPIIHAGQGVLYAEAWDELQELAELTQTPVMTSMAGKSAFREDHPLSLGTRSSTTTGMVVHFLDKADVVFGIGCSFTRIHYGADLFDSKALVHITNDENDVNKDYSPDVAVVGDAKLVIQQLIDEIKAMQADDGSERADRGDVAGEVQAVRDEWMREWLPKMHSDATPINPYRALNDLSKAIDHGKTIMNHDSGSPRDQMIPFYRTVTPRGFIAWGKSTQLGYSLGAAMGSKLAAPDKLCVNVIGDYGFGMVGTDLETAVRENIPILTVILNNSSMGIYRPEHFATAHDLYGTKTTGGDFVKMAEALGAHSERVTQPEEVIGAVQRCAGIVQSGQTALLEIVTDADEKDMPFRQF; this is encoded by the coding sequence ATGACCGGCGCAGACTTGGTGGCACGGATACTGAAGCAAGAAGGCGTGGACTTTATGGGTGTCATACCCTTCAACTCGCTGGAAGAGGCGGCGGCGAAGGCGGGTATCCGGCCGCTGATATTCCGGCAGGAACGCGTGGGCGTGAACCTCGCGGACGCCTACACTCGCGTTACGAACGGCAAGGGCACCGGCGTATTCTCGATGCAGGCGGGTCCCGGAGCGGAAAACGCCTTCGCGGGAGTCGCGCAGTCCTACGCCGACTCCGTGCCGATACTGCTGCTGCCCGCATCCGCGCCGCGCAACCGATCGGGTGTGCATCCCACATTCAGCCCCAGCCGCACCTACGAATCGGTCGTCAAGTGGTCGGGCAGAATCGACCTGCCGGAAGAAATCCCAAACGCGTTGCGCCGCGCATTCAGCCAGCTGCGAATGGGTCGTCCCAGCCCCGTGCTGCTCGACATCCCCAGCGACATCCTGCGCGGCGAACTGTCCAATGGCGCCGCGCCATACATCCCGGTGCGTCCGCGCCGCTCGGCAGGCGACCCGCAGGATGTGCGTGATGCCGCGAAGCTGCTGCTCGGCGCGCAAAATCCGATCATCCACGCCGGGCAGGGTGTGCTGTACGCTGAGGCGTGGGACGAACTGCAAGAACTGGCGGAACTCACGCAGACGCCTGTGATGACATCTATGGCGGGCAAGAGCGCATTCCGCGAAGACCACCCGCTATCGCTCGGCACGCGCTCCAGCACCACGACCGGCATGGTCGTGCACTTCCTTGACAAGGCGGATGTCGTGTTCGGAATCGGCTGCAGCTTCACGCGAATACACTACGGCGCGGACCTGTTCGACAGCAAGGCGCTGGTGCACATCACCAACGATGAGAACGATGTGAACAAAGACTACTCGCCCGATGTCGCAGTCGTGGGCGACGCCAAGCTGGTGATACAGCAGCTCATCGACGAGATAAAGGCGATGCAGGCAGATGACGGCAGTGAGCGTGCGGACCGCGGCGATGTCGCGGGCGAGGTGCAGGCGGTGCGCGACGAGTGGATGCGCGAATGGCTGCCCAAGATGCACTCGGACGCCACGCCTATCAACCCATACCGCGCGCTCAACGACCTGTCGAAGGCGATAGACCACGGCAAGACTATAATGAACCACGACTCCGGCAGCCCGCGCGACCAGATGATCCCGTTCTACCGCACCGTTACGCCGCGTGGCTTCATCGCTTGGGGCAAGTCCACCCAGCTCGGGTACAGCCTAGGCGCCGCGATGGGCAGCAAGCTGGCAGCTCCGGACAAGCTGTGCGTCAATGTTATCGGCGATTACGGATTCGGCATGGTCGGCACTGACCTCGAGACGGCGGTACGCGAGAATATCCCTATCCTGACTGTCATACTCAACAATTCATCGATGGGCATATACCGTCCCGAGCACTTCGCCACCGCGCACGACCTATACGGCACGAAGACCACCGGCGGCGACTTCGTAAAGATGGCAGAAGCACTAGGCGCGCACAGCGAGCGAGTAACGCAGCCCGAAGAAGTCATAGGCGCCGTCCAGCGCTGCGCCGGAATAGTCCAATCCGGCCAAACCGCCCTCCTAGAAATAGTAACGGACGCCGACGAGAAGGACATGCCTTTCAGGCAGTTCTAG
- a CDS encoding Uma2 family endonuclease encodes MRSLHASSTFPVQHTLACYNQRAPVLRQDTREHTTRRTSTNHKRKQGRREMATQRSGTMVTYEDYREMPDDERYEIIDGELIMAAAPSVVHQLIQDNIGRRLSLFVHDNNLGRVLWSATDVLLSEINVVQPDILFVSNARASIMTYSVINGAPDLVVEILSPSNTQHDTVRKRELYARFRVPEYWQADSDTLEVTVLTLAGDDYDVAGVYKMGDTLVSPILPGFALDVDDIFDADVLALLSEQS; translated from the coding sequence ATGCGGTCGCTCCACGCATCTTCCACATTCCCCGTTCAACACACACTCGCATGTTACAATCAGCGTGCACCCGTGCTCCGTCAAGATACCCGCGAACATACGACACGGCGCACAAGCACAAATCACAAGCGCAAACAAGGGAGGCGCGAGATGGCTACGCAGCGCAGCGGAACGATGGTCACATACGAAGACTACCGCGAAATGCCTGATGACGAGCGCTACGAAATCATTGACGGAGAGTTAATTATGGCTGCCGCGCCTAGCGTAGTGCATCAGTTGATTCAGGATAACATCGGACGACGGCTGAGCCTATTTGTGCATGATAACAACTTGGGCAGAGTCCTTTGGTCGGCGACGGATGTGCTGCTCTCGGAGATAAATGTAGTGCAGCCGGACATCCTGTTTGTCAGCAACGCGCGGGCGAGCATAATGACATATAGCGTTATCAACGGTGCGCCCGACCTAGTGGTAGAGATACTCTCGCCCTCGAATACTCAACACGATACGGTTCGCAAGCGCGAACTCTACGCCCGATTCCGCGTTCCCGAATACTGGCAGGCGGACTCGGATACTCTGGAAGTGACCGTCCTGACTCTCGCGGGCGACGACTACGATGTCGCCGGCGTGTACAAGATGGGCGACACGCTCGTATCGCCTATCCTGCCGGGCTTCGCGCTCGATGTGGACGACATTTTCGACGCGGATGTGTTGGCTTTGCTCAGCGAGCAGAGCTAG
- a CDS encoding DUF1524 domain-containing protein, with the protein MRVNSQEYRNIVTPILTMVVMLLFVFGCGATEPPLPSASVPVPSVPTTSPSATPAAPAESPTSVSPAATVPPTSAASTPAVPAPSDGRTITVSIAPVSRDLPDYDRDDWRHWNDDDRDCQDARQETLIAESRSAVSYRNADRCRVESGEWFGVYTGESFTDPGDLDVDHMVPLANAHDSGGWAWSRERKADYANALLYDNHLIAVKASANRQKGRKGPEEWRPSRREYWCQYAIDWATIKQNWGLTATQREADALGEMLATCDEPTSLVIESGTGAATSPSAPPASTATPIPPSAPSSSELPYDPDGPDRNCGDFDTWDDAQAFFLAAGGPNDDPHRLDGDGDGVACNSLRRN; encoded by the coding sequence ATGCGGGTGAATAGTCAAGAGTATCGCAACATCGTCACGCCCATCCTGACGATGGTCGTCATGTTGCTGTTCGTCTTCGGCTGCGGAGCGACTGAGCCGCCGTTGCCGTCCGCGTCGGTTCCAGTGCCGTCCGTACCGACAACATCGCCGTCCGCGACTCCGGCGGCGCCTGCGGAATCGCCCACAAGCGTATCGCCAGCCGCAACCGTTCCGCCTACATCCGCCGCATCGACGCCCGCTGTGCCAGCGCCAAGCGATGGGCGCACGATAACCGTCAGCATCGCGCCGGTCTCACGCGACTTGCCGGACTACGACCGCGACGATTGGCGACACTGGAACGACGATGACCGCGATTGCCAAGACGCGCGGCAGGAAACTCTCATCGCCGAGTCTCGTAGCGCGGTATCGTACCGGAACGCTGACCGTTGCCGTGTGGAGAGCGGCGAATGGTTCGGCGTCTATACCGGCGAGTCGTTCACCGACCCCGGCGACCTAGATGTCGATCACATGGTACCGCTCGCGAACGCCCACGACTCCGGCGGCTGGGCGTGGTCGCGCGAGCGCAAGGCGGACTACGCGAACGCCCTGCTGTACGACAACCACCTAATCGCTGTGAAGGCGTCCGCGAACCGGCAGAAAGGCAGGAAGGGACCCGAAGAATGGCGGCCGTCTCGCCGAGAGTACTGGTGCCAATACGCTATTGACTGGGCGACCATCAAGCAGAACTGGGGTCTCACGGCGACCCAGCGCGAGGCAGACGCGCTAGGCGAAATGCTTGCGACCTGCGACGAACCGACTTCGCTGGTAATCGAATCAGGCACAGGCGCTGCCACATCGCCGTCCGCGCCGCCCGCATCGACAGCGACTCCGATACCGCCATCAGCGCCATCGTCCAGCGAATTGCCCTATGACCCGGACGGACCCGACCGCAACTGCGGCGACTTCGACACCTGGGACGACGCGCAGGCATTCTTCCTCGCAGCCGGCGGCCCCAACGACGACCCGCACCGCCTAGACGGCGATGGCGACGGCGTAGCCTGCAACTCCCTCCGCCGCAACTAG
- a CDS encoding uracil-DNA glycosylase, translating to MNDYDDIVRQIAGCTRCALSERRTRTVPGDGSPSADIMFIGEAPGYNEDRQGLPFVGAAGNVLTDLLAGIGLSRSDVYITNMVKCRPDNNRDPLAAELDACSAYLDAQIELIDPKVIVTLGRFSFGKFFPGRSISRERGKPRSWRGRMIYPMYHPAATLHNPRLRPALQNDFRNLLPLVEEVIAMPSDMQQDDAAPDESETPAQQLSMF from the coding sequence ATGAACGACTATGACGACATTGTTAGGCAGATTGCCGGGTGCACCCGTTGCGCGCTGTCGGAGCGGCGCACGCGCACCGTGCCGGGCGACGGCTCGCCGAGCGCGGACATAATGTTCATCGGCGAGGCGCCGGGCTACAACGAAGACCGGCAAGGGCTGCCGTTCGTCGGCGCGGCGGGCAATGTGCTGACAGACTTGCTCGCGGGCATCGGTCTGAGCCGCTCGGATGTGTATATCACAAACATGGTCAAGTGCCGTCCGGACAACAACCGCGATCCGCTCGCCGCCGAGTTGGATGCATGCTCAGCGTATCTCGACGCGCAGATAGAGCTTATCGACCCGAAGGTCATCGTCACGCTAGGGCGATTTTCATTCGGCAAGTTCTTCCCGGGCCGCAGCATCAGCCGCGAGCGAGGCAAGCCACGATCATGGCGCGGCAGAATGATATACCCGATGTACCACCCGGCGGCAACGCTCCACAACCCGCGCCTACGTCCCGCGCTGCAAAACGACTTCCGCAACCTGCTGCCCTTAGTCGAAGAAGTCATCGCCATGCCAAGCGACATGCAGCAGGACGATGCCGCGCCGGATGAATCGGAGACGCCCGCACAGCAACTGAGCATGTTCTAG
- a CDS encoding shikimate dehydrogenase: MTQLAGIFGYPLSHSLSPAFQQAAFNHYGLDVRYLAWETPPEGLAEEVAKIRSGDFIGANVTIPHKESVIALLDEVDPLAQSIGAVNTIVKTAGRLVGHNTDAHGFMRELKEDGGFEPAGKRALLLGAGGAARAAAFALCREGVSSITIANRNVSRAEALAESLHNDAVSVLAAVLDDTTLEPVALESDLIVNCTSVGMRHGESEGQTPLSGGIIPHEAVVMDMVYNPQNTPFLAGARNAGATALGGLPMLIYQGATAFEMWTGNKAPIDAMFAAGNVALLKMG, translated from the coding sequence ATGACACAGTTGGCAGGCATATTCGGCTACCCGCTTTCGCATTCGTTGTCGCCCGCATTCCAGCAGGCGGCGTTTAACCATTACGGACTGGATGTGCGCTACCTAGCGTGGGAGACGCCGCCGGAGGGACTCGCCGAAGAGGTGGCGAAGATTCGCAGCGGCGACTTCATCGGCGCGAATGTGACGATTCCGCACAAGGAGAGCGTCATCGCGCTGCTGGACGAAGTGGACCCGCTGGCGCAGTCCATCGGCGCGGTGAACACGATAGTCAAGACGGCGGGACGCCTCGTAGGACACAACACGGACGCGCACGGATTCATGCGCGAGCTGAAGGAAGACGGCGGGTTCGAGCCTGCGGGCAAGCGAGCACTGCTGCTCGGCGCGGGCGGCGCAGCTCGTGCCGCGGCGTTCGCGTTATGTCGCGAGGGCGTGTCGTCTATCACCATCGCCAACCGCAATGTTTCCCGCGCGGAGGCGCTCGCGGAATCGCTGCACAACGACGCCGTGAGCGTGCTCGCCGCCGTGCTGGATGACACGACCTTAGAGCCTGTCGCGCTCGAATCCGATCTCATTGTCAACTGCACATCGGTGGGCATGCGGCACGGCGAATCCGAAGGGCAGACGCCACTATCGGGCGGCATAATACCGCACGAAGCGGTGGTGATGGATATGGTCTATAACCCGCAGAACACGCCGTTCCTAGCAGGCGCACGCAACGCAGGCGCAACGGCGCTGGGCGGCTTGCCTATGCTAATCTACCAAGGCGCAACAGCCTTCGAGATGTGGACGGGCAACAAAGCCCCCATAGACGCCATGTTCGCGGCGGGCAATGTAGCCTTGCTGAAGATGGGGTAG